A window of the Equus przewalskii isolate Varuska chromosome 10, EquPr2, whole genome shotgun sequence genome harbors these coding sequences:
- the AURKB gene encoding aurora kinase B isoform X1 codes for MTQKENAYPWPYGRQTAQSGLNTLPQRVLRKEPATPSALVLMSRSNAQPTVALGQKVMENSSGTPNLLMRSFTIDDFEIGRPLGKGKFGNVYLAREKKSHFIVALKVLFKSQIEKEGVEHQLRREIEIQAHLQHPNILRLYNYFYDRRRIYLILEYAPRGELYKELQKSRTFDEQRTATIMEELADALMYCHGKKVIHRDIKPENLLLGLQGELKIADFGWSVHAPSLRRKTMCGTLDYLPPEMIEGRTHNEKVDLWCIGVLCYELLVGNPPFESASHNETYRRIVKVDLKFPPSVPAGAQDLISKLLRHNPSERLPLAQVSAHPWVRAHSRRVLPPSALQSVP; via the exons GCTCAATCTGGCCTGAACACCCTGCCCCAGAGAGTCCTCCGGAAGGAGCCTGCCACCCCATCTGCACTTGTCCTCATGAGCCGCTCCAATGCTCAGCCCACAG TTGCCCTTGGCCAGAAGGTGATGGAGAACAGCAGTGGGACACCCAACTTGTTAAT GCGGTCCTTCACAATTGATGACTTTGAGATTGGGCGTCCTCTGGGCAAAGGCAAGTTTGGAAACGTGTACTTGGCTCGGGAGAAGAAGAGCCATTTCATCGTGGCCCTCAAGGTCCTCTTCAAGTCTCAGATAGAGAAGGAGGGCGTGGAGCACCAGCTGCGCAGGGAGATCGAAATCCAGGCCCATCTGCA gCATCCCAACATCTTGCGTCTCTACAACTATTTCTATGACCGGCGAAGGATCTACTTGATTCTGGAGTATGCCCCCCGGGGGGAGCTCTACAAGGAGCTGCAGAAGAGCCGCACTTTTGATGAGCAGCGAACAGCCACG ATCATGGAGGAGCTGGCAGATGCCCTGATGTACTGCCACGGGAAGAAGGTGATTCACAGAGACATAAAGCCAGAGAATCTGCTCTTGGGGCTCCAGGGAGAGCTGAAGATTGCCGACTTTGGCTGGTCGGTGCACGCGCCCTCCCTGAG gaggAAGACGATGTGTGGCACCCTGGACTACCTGCCCCCTGAGATGATTGAGGGCCGCACGCACAATGAGAAGGTGGATCTGTGGTGCATTGGAGTACTCTGCTATGAGCTGCTGGTGGGAAACCCGCCCTTTGAGAGTGCTTCACACAACGAGACATATCGGCGCATCGTCAAG GTAGACCTGAAGTTCCCCCCTTCTGTGCCCGCGGGAGCCCAGGACCTCATCTCCAAGCTGCTCAGGCATAACCCCTCAGAACGGCTGCCCCTGGCCCAGGTCTCAGCCCACCCTTGGGTCCGGGCCCATTCTCGGAGGgtgctgcctccctctgcccttcagTCTGTCCCCTGA
- the AURKB gene encoding aurora kinase B isoform X3, producing MTQKENAYPWPYGRQTAQSGLNTLPQRVLRKEPATPSALVLMSRSNAQPTVALGQKVMENSSGTPNLLMHPNILRLYNYFYDRRRIYLILEYAPRGELYKELQKSRTFDEQRTATIMEELADALMYCHGKKVIHRDIKPENLLLGLQGELKIADFGWSVHAPSLRRKTMCGTLDYLPPEMIEGRTHNEKVDLWCIGVLCYELLVGNPPFESASHNETYRRIVKVDLKFPPSVPAGAQDLISKLLRHNPSERLPLAQVSAHPWVRAHSRRVLPPSALQSVP from the exons GCTCAATCTGGCCTGAACACCCTGCCCCAGAGAGTCCTCCGGAAGGAGCCTGCCACCCCATCTGCACTTGTCCTCATGAGCCGCTCCAATGCTCAGCCCACAG TTGCCCTTGGCCAGAAGGTGATGGAGAACAGCAGTGGGACACCCAACTTGTTAAT gCATCCCAACATCTTGCGTCTCTACAACTATTTCTATGACCGGCGAAGGATCTACTTGATTCTGGAGTATGCCCCCCGGGGGGAGCTCTACAAGGAGCTGCAGAAGAGCCGCACTTTTGATGAGCAGCGAACAGCCACG ATCATGGAGGAGCTGGCAGATGCCCTGATGTACTGCCACGGGAAGAAGGTGATTCACAGAGACATAAAGCCAGAGAATCTGCTCTTGGGGCTCCAGGGAGAGCTGAAGATTGCCGACTTTGGCTGGTCGGTGCACGCGCCCTCCCTGAG gaggAAGACGATGTGTGGCACCCTGGACTACCTGCCCCCTGAGATGATTGAGGGCCGCACGCACAATGAGAAGGTGGATCTGTGGTGCATTGGAGTACTCTGCTATGAGCTGCTGGTGGGAAACCCGCCCTTTGAGAGTGCTTCACACAACGAGACATATCGGCGCATCGTCAAG GTAGACCTGAAGTTCCCCCCTTCTGTGCCCGCGGGAGCCCAGGACCTCATCTCCAAGCTGCTCAGGCATAACCCCTCAGAACGGCTGCCCCTGGCCCAGGTCTCAGCCCACCCTTGGGTCCGGGCCCATTCTCGGAGGgtgctgcctccctctgcccttcagTCTGTCCCCTGA
- the AURKB gene encoding aurora kinase B isoform X2 — protein sequence MSRSNAQPTVALGQKVMENSSGTPNLLMRSFTIDDFEIGRPLGKGKFGNVYLAREKKSHFIVALKVLFKSQIEKEGVEHQLRREIEIQAHLQHPNILRLYNYFYDRRRIYLILEYAPRGELYKELQKSRTFDEQRTATIMEELADALMYCHGKKVIHRDIKPENLLLGLQGELKIADFGWSVHAPSLRRKTMCGTLDYLPPEMIEGRTHNEKVDLWCIGVLCYELLVGNPPFESASHNETYRRIVKVDLKFPPSVPAGAQDLISKLLRHNPSERLPLAQVSAHPWVRAHSRRVLPPSALQSVP from the exons ATGAGCCGCTCCAATGCTCAGCCCACAG TTGCCCTTGGCCAGAAGGTGATGGAGAACAGCAGTGGGACACCCAACTTGTTAAT GCGGTCCTTCACAATTGATGACTTTGAGATTGGGCGTCCTCTGGGCAAAGGCAAGTTTGGAAACGTGTACTTGGCTCGGGAGAAGAAGAGCCATTTCATCGTGGCCCTCAAGGTCCTCTTCAAGTCTCAGATAGAGAAGGAGGGCGTGGAGCACCAGCTGCGCAGGGAGATCGAAATCCAGGCCCATCTGCA gCATCCCAACATCTTGCGTCTCTACAACTATTTCTATGACCGGCGAAGGATCTACTTGATTCTGGAGTATGCCCCCCGGGGGGAGCTCTACAAGGAGCTGCAGAAGAGCCGCACTTTTGATGAGCAGCGAACAGCCACG ATCATGGAGGAGCTGGCAGATGCCCTGATGTACTGCCACGGGAAGAAGGTGATTCACAGAGACATAAAGCCAGAGAATCTGCTCTTGGGGCTCCAGGGAGAGCTGAAGATTGCCGACTTTGGCTGGTCGGTGCACGCGCCCTCCCTGAG gaggAAGACGATGTGTGGCACCCTGGACTACCTGCCCCCTGAGATGATTGAGGGCCGCACGCACAATGAGAAGGTGGATCTGTGGTGCATTGGAGTACTCTGCTATGAGCTGCTGGTGGGAAACCCGCCCTTTGAGAGTGCTTCACACAACGAGACATATCGGCGCATCGTCAAG GTAGACCTGAAGTTCCCCCCTTCTGTGCCCGCGGGAGCCCAGGACCTCATCTCCAAGCTGCTCAGGCATAACCCCTCAGAACGGCTGCCCCTGGCCCAGGTCTCAGCCCACCCTTGGGTCCGGGCCCATTCTCGGAGGgtgctgcctccctctgcccttcagTCTGTCCCCTGA